A region of Myxococcus stipitatus DSM 14675 DNA encodes the following proteins:
- a CDS encoding GNAT family N-acetyltransferase produces MLLRDVTDDDLSHFFEHQRDPEALRMAAFPSRERDAFLSHWRTRVLLPENVTRTIVMDGQVVGYVGSWTQEGKRLVAYWVGREHWGKGVATRALSEFLVHEPVRPLHAWVAAHNVGSVRVLAKCGFREVPHESEPTEDGVVELLMMLGAN; encoded by the coding sequence ATGCTCCTTCGCGACGTCACGGATGACGACCTCTCCCACTTCTTCGAGCACCAGCGCGACCCGGAAGCGCTGCGCATGGCCGCGTTCCCTTCTCGGGAGCGCGATGCCTTCCTGTCTCACTGGCGCACGCGGGTCCTTCTCCCGGAGAACGTGACCCGGACCATCGTCATGGACGGGCAGGTCGTCGGGTACGTCGGCAGCTGGACGCAGGAAGGCAAGCGCCTCGTGGCGTATTGGGTGGGACGTGAGCACTGGGGGAAGGGCGTCGCGACGCGAGCGCTCTCGGAGTTCCTGGTGCACGAGCCGGTTCGTCCGCTCCATGCGTGGGTCGCGGCCCACAACGTCGGCTCGGTCCGCGTCCTCGCGAAGTGTGGTTTCCGCGAGGTGCCCCATGAGAGCGAGCCGACCGAGGACGGCGTGGTGGAGCTCCTCATGATGCTGGGGGCGAACTAG
- a CDS encoding glutathione S-transferase family protein has translation MTITITAFESSPDRGRGLARDMRVRWALEEVGQPYEVRLLSFEAMKEPAHKALQPFGQIPTYEEGELTLFESGAIIFYIAERHAGLLPDDANGRARVVSWMFASLNTVEPPIFDRSLVTILERDQPWYEHRLRALDGLIRKRLGDLSARLGDADWLEGAFSAADILMVTVLRRIQGVGILEAHPNLVAYVARAEARPAYQRAFAAQLAVFNAASSTA, from the coding sequence ATGACCATCACCATCACCGCCTTTGAAAGCTCGCCTGACCGTGGCAGAGGACTGGCTCGGGACATGCGGGTGCGCTGGGCGTTGGAAGAAGTGGGCCAGCCCTACGAGGTCCGCCTGCTGTCTTTCGAGGCGATGAAGGAGCCCGCGCACAAGGCGCTGCAGCCGTTCGGCCAGATACCGACCTACGAGGAGGGCGAGCTCACCCTGTTCGAGTCCGGCGCCATCATCTTCTACATCGCGGAGCGACATGCCGGCCTGCTGCCAGACGATGCGAATGGTCGCGCGCGCGTGGTCTCATGGATGTTCGCGTCGCTCAACACGGTCGAGCCGCCCATCTTCGACCGGAGTCTGGTGACGATTCTCGAGCGCGACCAGCCTTGGTACGAGCATCGCCTGCGCGCGCTGGACGGGCTCATCCGGAAGCGGCTGGGGGACCTCTCCGCGCGTCTCGGTGATGCAGACTGGCTCGAGGGTGCCTTCAGCGCTGCCGACATCCTCATGGTGACGGTCCTGCGCAGGATTCAAGGAGTGGGCATTCTCGAGGCGCATCCGAACCTCGTCGCCTATGTCGCCCGCGCCGAAGCGCGGCCTGCCTACCAGCGCGCGTTCGCCGCGCAGCTCGCGGTGTTCAACGCCGCCTCATCGACCGCGTGA
- a CDS encoding glutathione S-transferase family protein has translation MRRRGPGLRRSRGGAALDGTVGSANTAGMLTLYGFGRVNSKVVGFTRDLRVLWALEELGLPYQVRGMDHPSGELRSEEFLRLNPFAQLPVLDDDGFVLTESAAILLYLAEKAGRLTPTDFQGRAQVTRWCFAALSSVELPLAQLLMVDLLGASDPTGAQRRPGLVKYSERVLGALESWLEDRAYLVGEEFTVADILMATVLREVRHAGVLEGFPKIAAYRARCEERPAWVRTLDAYVKRLGAPEESVR, from the coding sequence GTGAGACGCAGGGGCCCGGGCCTGCGTCGGAGTCGAGGGGGCGCGGCCCTCGACGGCACGGTGGGGAGCGCCAATACTGCTGGAATGCTCACGCTCTACGGCTTTGGTCGCGTCAACTCGAAGGTGGTGGGGTTCACTCGTGACTTGCGCGTCCTGTGGGCGCTGGAGGAGCTGGGCCTGCCCTATCAGGTGCGCGGGATGGATCATCCCTCGGGGGAGCTCCGGAGCGAGGAGTTCCTGCGGCTGAATCCCTTCGCCCAGTTGCCGGTGCTCGACGATGACGGCTTCGTGCTCACCGAGTCAGCGGCCATCCTCCTGTACCTGGCGGAGAAGGCGGGGCGGTTGACTCCCACGGACTTCCAAGGCCGCGCCCAGGTGACGCGCTGGTGCTTCGCCGCGCTCAGCAGCGTCGAGCTCCCACTGGCCCAGTTGCTGATGGTTGACCTGCTCGGCGCCTCGGACCCCACTGGAGCGCAGCGGCGTCCTGGGCTGGTCAAGTATTCCGAGCGGGTGCTGGGCGCGCTGGAGTCCTGGCTGGAGGACCGTGCGTATCTCGTCGGCGAGGAGTTCACCGTCGCGGACATCCTGATGGCCACGGTGCTGCGTGAGGTTCGTCACGCGGGAGTGCTGGAGGGCTTCCCGAAGATCGCCGCCTATCGCGCGCGCTGTGAGGAGCGGCCCGCATGGGTGCGGACGCTGGATGCCTATGTGAAGCGTCTCGGAGCCCCCGAGGAGAGCGTGCGATAG
- a CDS encoding TetR/AcrR family transcriptional regulator C-terminal domain-containing protein, which translates to MGTAPYQRIVEDVKRQLHTGALQPGDRLPSTRELAKQWKVALATASHALKVLAQEGVVKALPRVGTVVAGGSSRAGATRATADSTRERIVRAAIAMADDEGLPALSIRGVASKLGMPVMSLYRYVASKEVLLVMMAEAAFADEKLPREPPPGWRAQLELAARLEWRVFKRHPWLARVVNLTRPQPQPGALAFADWVMRALQETRLPAREMMHVHILLHTFVQGIAVNLESEADAIAQTGMNDEEFMRQSQSLFRQVAMSGRFPHFAKVLTDLPTGFDLDFDELFEQGLRVWLDGLEARLAKRPQTRGPSPAHMRT; encoded by the coding sequence ATGGGAACAGCCCCCTACCAGCGCATCGTCGAAGACGTGAAGCGGCAGCTCCACACCGGAGCGCTCCAGCCCGGCGACCGGTTGCCGTCCACCCGGGAGCTCGCGAAGCAGTGGAAGGTCGCGCTCGCGACGGCGTCGCATGCCCTGAAGGTGCTCGCACAAGAAGGGGTGGTGAAGGCGCTGCCGCGAGTGGGCACCGTGGTCGCGGGGGGCTCGTCGCGAGCAGGGGCGACGCGCGCCACGGCGGACTCCACACGCGAGCGCATCGTGCGCGCGGCCATCGCCATGGCCGATGACGAAGGCCTGCCCGCGTTGTCGATTCGCGGTGTCGCGTCCAAGCTGGGAATGCCGGTGATGTCGCTCTACCGGTACGTCGCCAGCAAGGAGGTGCTGCTCGTGATGATGGCGGAGGCGGCCTTCGCCGATGAGAAGCTGCCACGAGAACCCCCACCGGGCTGGCGCGCGCAGCTGGAGCTGGCGGCTCGGCTGGAGTGGCGGGTCTTCAAGCGCCACCCGTGGCTTGCCCGCGTGGTGAACCTCACGCGGCCTCAACCCCAGCCCGGGGCACTCGCCTTCGCGGACTGGGTGATGCGGGCGCTCCAGGAGACTCGGCTCCCGGCGCGGGAGATGATGCACGTCCACATCCTGCTCCACACCTTCGTCCAGGGCATCGCGGTCAACCTCGAGTCCGAGGCCGACGCCATCGCGCAGACGGGCATGAACGACGAGGAGTTCATGCGGCAGTCCCAGTCCCTCTTCCGACAGGTCGCGATGTCGGGGCGCTTCCCGCACTTCGCGAAGGTGCTCACCGACCTCCCCACGGGCTTCGACCTGGACTTCGATGAGCTGTTCGAGCAGGGCCTTCGCGTGTGGCTCGACGGACTCGAGGCGCGGCTCGCGAAGCGACCTCAGACCCGTGGCCCGAGTCCCGCCCACATGCGGACCTAG
- a CDS encoding ThiF family adenylyltransferase, producing the protein MRIVFCGVGAIGSQAAVLCRNLAASLVFIDFDRVESKNLLAQAYVKPSVGKNKAEALKLQFLNLHGVKTESFGVRVTRDNVEALCGSADLLVDCFDNQDSRVLLSEFARRAGKPLLHGAVSADGTFGLVRWDERFTPDAEETVGQATCEGGAHLPLLGLLAATLARSVQDFARHGNRRDALVNLSSVMPTSGV; encoded by the coding sequence ATGCGCATCGTCTTTTGTGGGGTGGGGGCCATCGGCTCGCAGGCCGCGGTGCTGTGCCGCAACCTGGCGGCCTCGCTGGTGTTCATCGACTTCGACCGGGTGGAGTCCAAGAACCTGCTCGCGCAGGCCTACGTGAAGCCCTCCGTGGGGAAGAACAAGGCCGAGGCGCTCAAGCTCCAGTTCCTCAACCTGCACGGCGTGAAGACGGAGTCGTTCGGCGTGCGCGTCACGCGCGACAACGTGGAGGCGCTGTGTGGAAGCGCGGACCTCCTGGTCGACTGCTTCGACAACCAGGACAGTCGCGTGCTGCTGAGTGAGTTCGCTCGCCGGGCCGGCAAGCCGCTCCTCCATGGCGCGGTGAGCGCGGATGGGACCTTCGGCCTCGTGCGCTGGGATGAGCGGTTCACGCCCGACGCGGAGGAGACCGTCGGGCAGGCCACCTGCGAGGGGGGCGCGCATCTGCCCTTGCTGGGCCTGCTGGCCGCCACGCTCGCCCGGAGCGTGCAGGACTTCGCCAGGCACGGGAACCGGAGGGACGCGCTGGTGAACCTGTCCTCCGTGATGCCCACCTCGGGCGTCTGA
- a CDS encoding FAD-dependent monooxygenase — protein MSRPHVLIVGAGIAGPSLAGWLTSQGWRVTIVERARALRTGGQAVDFRGPVHRKVLERMGLWEAIHERRTRLGKQSLLDASGRSVVELPALMMSGDVELHRGDLCELLFERTREAAEYRFGDAPTALRETPEGVEVEFERHAPQRFDLVVGADGLRSSVRSLLFGAAGDPLRHHGYRVVGCTLRNTLGLRQRGVIYSEPGRGVSVTSAHDEEWVRALFVFTGGPLGPHERSPDSAREAVSAVFAGAGWETRQLVAGLREADDVYFDAVGSVQLARYSQGRVVLLGDAAWGGTLGGQGTPLAMVGAFVLAGELLASPDSPQEAFARFEARMRPYATPAQDGAKRVGGFFAPRTRFGLLLRNRLYRMLTSKPLERVFEKLVTHAACAFELPEQGGAFAWPRHRLGGDFPDAPSRRHG, from the coding sequence ATGTCCCGACCTCACGTCCTCATCGTTGGAGCAGGAATCGCAGGCCCGTCACTCGCCGGATGGCTCACGAGCCAGGGGTGGCGAGTCACCATCGTCGAACGCGCCCGCGCGCTGCGCACCGGAGGGCAGGCCGTGGACTTCCGAGGCCCCGTGCACCGGAAGGTGCTCGAGCGCATGGGACTGTGGGAGGCGATTCACGAACGGCGAACGCGGTTGGGGAAGCAGTCGCTCCTCGATGCCTCGGGCAGGAGCGTGGTGGAGCTGCCCGCGTTGATGATGAGCGGCGACGTCGAGCTTCATCGCGGAGACCTCTGCGAGCTGCTCTTCGAGCGCACGCGAGAGGCGGCGGAGTATCGCTTCGGAGACGCCCCCACCGCGCTGCGCGAGACCCCGGAGGGCGTGGAGGTGGAGTTCGAGCGACATGCTCCTCAGCGCTTCGACCTGGTGGTGGGCGCGGATGGACTTCGCTCGAGCGTGCGCTCACTGCTCTTCGGCGCCGCGGGCGACCCGCTGCGGCACCACGGCTATCGCGTCGTGGGCTGCACCCTGCGAAACACGCTGGGGCTGAGGCAGCGCGGCGTCATCTACAGCGAGCCGGGGCGAGGAGTGAGTGTCACCAGCGCGCATGACGAGGAGTGGGTCCGCGCGCTGTTCGTCTTCACCGGGGGCCCCTTGGGTCCTCACGAGCGTTCTCCGGACTCCGCGCGCGAAGCCGTCTCGGCGGTCTTCGCGGGCGCGGGGTGGGAGACGCGGCAGCTCGTGGCGGGGCTTCGTGAGGCGGACGACGTCTACTTCGATGCCGTCGGCTCCGTCCAACTCGCGCGGTACTCCCAGGGGCGTGTGGTGCTGCTCGGGGACGCGGCGTGGGGCGGCACGCTCGGTGGACAGGGCACGCCCCTCGCGATGGTGGGAGCCTTTGTGCTCGCGGGGGAGCTGCTCGCGAGCCCGGACTCACCTCAGGAGGCCTTCGCGCGCTTCGAGGCCCGGATGCGACCCTATGCGACACCCGCGCAGGACGGCGCGAAGCGGGTGGGGGGCTTCTTCGCCCCGCGCACCCGGTTCGGGTTGCTCCTGCGCAATCGGCTCTACCGGATGCTCACGTCGAAGCCACTCGAGCGTGTGTTCGAGAAGCTCGTCACCCACGCTGCCTGTGCGTTCGAACTCCCCGAGCAGGGGGGCGCTTTCGCTTGGCCTCGGCACCGGCTCGGCGGAGACTTCCCGGATGCTCCTTCGCGACGTCACGGATGA